The genomic segment GCGCCGTTCCGCATCGCGATCGACGAGCTGCGCGAGGCGTACGGCGCCGACCCGCTGGTGCCGCGCCCGCTGGTGCGGGCCGTGACGGCGTCCGACCTGCTCGAGGCCTCGCGCGTGACGCTCACGGGTGGCCGTGACGGGCTGCGACTGCTCACCGCCGGGGATTTCACCGGCGGCGACTGGGCGCCGGATGACTCCGACATGGTGCAGGCGGCGCGCCGGCGCGGGTTCCGCGCCCTGGCGCGCGTGGACGAGGTCGCGATGCTCGCGGTGCCCGACATCCACATCCATCCCATCGCGCCACCGCAGTTCGCACCGCTGCCGCCCTGCGTCCCGGATCCCTGCGCGATCGGCGCCACGCCGCCGGCGCCGGAGCCGCCACCGCCGGTGGTGCACGAAATCCCGCCGGTGTTCAGCGAGGCGGATGTGTTCCGCGTGCAGGCCGACCTGGTGGGCCACTGCGAGGTCATGCGCGACCGCGTGGCGTTGCTGGATCCCCCGTTCGACGCGGCGCACGGCACCACGCTGGGTGTCGCCGCGATCCGGAGCTGGCGCCAGCGCTTCGACTCGAACATGGCCGCGCTGCACCATCCGTGGGTGCGCGTGGTGGATCCGCTGCGGCTGCGTCGCGAGCCCACGCGGGCGATCCCGCCGTCCGGGCACGTGGCCGGCCAGGTCGCGCGCACCGACCGGGCGGTCGGCGTGCACAAGGCCCCCGCCAACGAGCCGCTGGCGTGGGCGCAGGACCTCACCGCGGCCATCGACGAGGAATCACACGGCCTGCTCAACACCCTCGGCATCAACGTGCTGCGGGCGCTGCCGGGGCGCGGCATCCGCATCCTTGGGGCACGGACGGTGAGCTCCGATCCCTCGTGGCGGTTCCTTCCGGTGCGCCGGCTGGTGCTGATGGTGATGAAGGCGCTGGACCTGGCCTCGCAGTGGGCTGTGTTCGAGCCGAACGACACCGGCACCCGCGAGCGGCTGCGGATGTCGATCCTCATCTACCTCGCGACCCTCTGGCAGCAGGGGCAGCTCGCCGGCGCATCGATGGAGGAGGCGTTCTTCGTGCGCTGCGACGAGACGAACAACTCCGCGGCCGACGTGGCGAACGGTCGGCTGCACGTGGACATCGGCATCGCGCCCGCGATCCCGTTCGAGTTCGTGGTGGTGCGCGTCTGGCGCTCCCGCAACGAGCTCGAGCTGGCCGAGTGGACGGTGCAGCGTGACGGGAGGGTGGCCTGATGGCGCTCCTCAGCACGGTGGGTGTGCGGTTCGACCCGTTGATGGCCTACAACTTCACCATCAACCTGATCGACACCTCCAGCACGATGGCCACCCTCAAGTCTGTGGCGATGTCGGCCATCACAGACACGCTGCTCGGTGGCTTCTCGGAGTGCTCGGGCCTCGACATGGCGCTCGAGGTGGAGGAGTACAAGGAGGGGGGCAACAACGGCGGGGTGCTGAAGTTCCCGACGCGCGTGACCTGGGCGCCGCTGGTGCTGAAGAGCGGGGTCGGTGCCGGGTCGAGCCTGTGGGACTGGCACTATGACTTCGCCATCGGCAAGGGGAAGCGGAAGGACGGCATCATCACGCTGCTGAACGACCTCCACCTGCCGTCGCACATCTGGCACTTCCGTCGCGGGCTGCCGACGAAGTACACCGGCCCGTCGCTGGTGGCGGGGCAGAACACGGTGGCGATCGAGGGCCTCGAGATCACGCACGAGGGGCTGTGGCAGGTGCCCTACGTCGGCTTCGGCGCAGCGGCGGCGTCCCTCGGCGTGTCGGCGGCCGTGGGCGGGGGGTTCTGAGCATGGACATCGAGATCGGCTCGATCGAGAGCACGGTGCGGGCGGTGGACGGGGCGGCGCTGGTGGACCCGCGCGTGCGCCGGCAGCTGCTCACCGAGTTCCTGGCCCAGGTGCGCGCCGCCGACGCGCATGCGAAGCGGGTGCAGGGCGAGCGCGACTTCACCGGCAGCCGCGCCAGCCGGGGGCCGGGCTGATGGAACAACTCGAGAAGGCGACGATCGTGGCGATGTGGAAGGACGAGATGGAGTTCATCCCGGTCCAGTTCAATCCCACGGAGTACACGCTCACCAAGGGCGCGCAGCTGGCCGAGATCGCGATCCCGGGGCTGGACACGCCGCTGGTGCAGTTCGTGCGCGGGCAGGCCGAGACGCTGTCGCTGGACCTGTTCTTCGACACCACCGACGATGGGATGGGCACCAATGCCACCAGCGTCACCACGCTCACGGACCAGATCTACCAGCTGGTGAAGATCGAACCCGACACGCATGCCCCGCCGGTGTGCGCCTTCCTGTGGCACAAGAAGTTCCCGGGGAGCGAGGTGTCGGAGAAGGTGGGCAACCAGCGCCGCACCGACTTCCAGTGCGTGGTGGAGAGCGTGAAGCAGCGGTTCACGCTGTTCAGCCCCGAGGGGGTGCCGCTGCGCGCGATCGTGACGGTGTCGCTGCGCGAGTACAAGACGCTGGACGAGCAGCTCAAGCAGCTGAACCTCAACTCGCCGGACAAGACGCAGAGCCACGTGGTGCAGCGCGGTGACACGCTCAGTGGCATCGCCGGCCGGCACTACCGCATGCCGCACCGCTGGCGCGAGGTGGCGCAGGCCAACGGCATCGCCGACCCGCGCCGGCTCGAGGTGGGTGCGTTCCTGCGCGTCCCGCCCCTGACCTGAGGCCTGCCGCGATGAACATCATGCCGCTGGTCGAGGAGTCCCGGCTCCAGGGTGGGTTCCGGGTGCCCCGCTTCGAGGTGAAGATCGAGGGTGTCGGCCTGCCGCGTGACGTGCTCCGCGACGTGTCCCAGCTCACCTACCATGACAGCACCGGTGAGATGGACGGGTTCGAGATGGTGGTGAACAACTGGGACACCGAGACCCGCGAGT from the Gemmatimonadaceae bacterium genome contains:
- a CDS encoding LysM peptidoglycan-binding domain-containing protein translates to MEQLEKATIVAMWKDEMEFIPVQFNPTEYTLTKGAQLAEIAIPGLDTPLVQFVRGQAETLSLDLFFDTTDDGMGTNATSVTTLTDQIYQLVKIEPDTHAPPVCAFLWHKKFPGSEVSEKVGNQRRTDFQCVVESVKQRFTLFSPEGVPLRAIVTVSLREYKTLDEQLKQLNLNSPDKTQSHVVQRGDTLSGIAGRHYRMPHRWREVAQANGIADPRRLEVGAFLRVPPLT
- a CDS encoding phage tail protein gives rise to the protein MALLSTVGVRFDPLMAYNFTINLIDTSSTMATLKSVAMSAITDTLLGGFSECSGLDMALEVEEYKEGGNNGGVLKFPTRVTWAPLVLKSGVGAGSSLWDWHYDFAIGKGKRKDGIITLLNDLHLPSHIWHFRRGLPTKYTGPSLVAGQNTVAIEGLEITHEGLWQVPYVGFGAAAASLGVSAAVGGGF
- a CDS encoding phage tail sheath subtilisin-like domain-containing protein: MATYTTPGVYYETVDVTDSRVASVRTDVAGFVGIAERGPVDTPVPLESWRQFRAHFGDVTGSGYLAYTVRAFFENGGARCWVVRVASRDPLSGVEPAAVTLTSPVGALPVWRVRASSPGAWGNALAIQVTVTHRAQTTGSPIGATPTATAVASTSGFERGTLVRLSQSALAAPVYRVVNRVDAVERQLHWVADHPSRRLPYDAALSGLDATLPVLIESVELTVVVSEGGTVVAVHEALSLVPEHPAYGPRRLSPPREALAAGAARSTAVAPFRIAIDELREAYGADPLVPRPLVRAVTASDLLEASRVTLTGGRDGLRLLTAGDFTGGDWAPDDSDMVQAARRRGFRALARVDEVAMLAVPDIHIHPIAPPQFAPLPPCVPDPCAIGATPPAPEPPPPVVHEIPPVFSEADVFRVQADLVGHCEVMRDRVALLDPPFDAAHGTTLGVAAIRSWRQRFDSNMAALHHPWVRVVDPLRLRREPTRAIPPSGHVAGQVARTDRAVGVHKAPANEPLAWAQDLTAAIDEESHGLLNTLGINVLRALPGRGIRILGARTVSSDPSWRFLPVRRLVLMVMKALDLASQWAVFEPNDTGTRERLRMSILIYLATLWQQGQLAGASMEEAFFVRCDETNNSAADVANGRLHVDIGIAPAIPFEFVVVRVWRSRNELELAEWTVQRDGRVA